A genomic stretch from Bradyrhizobium quebecense includes:
- a CDS encoding aldo/keto reductase: MEYRNLGASGLKVPVLSFGTGTFGGQGPLFSAWGRSGVDEARRLIDICLEAGVNLFDTADVYSNGASEEILGAALKGRRDKVLISTKTGLPMGDGPLDAGTSRYRLVASVDAALKRLNTDYIDLLQLHAFDAFTPIDEVLSTLDALVRAGKLRYIGASNFSGWHLMKSLGIAGRHGWPRYVAHQVYYSLVGRDYESELMPLALDQGVGALVWSPLGWGRLTGKVRRGQPLPKNSRLHETAQFGPPVDDEKLYAIVDALDVVATETGRSVPQVAIAWLLARPSVSSVIIGARDEAQLRDNLGAVGWSLSADQIARLDRASAVMPAYPYYPYRIQEGFARLNPPPV, from the coding sequence ATGGAATATCGCAATCTCGGTGCGTCCGGCCTGAAGGTCCCGGTGCTCAGCTTCGGCACCGGCACCTTCGGCGGCCAGGGACCTTTGTTCTCGGCCTGGGGCCGCAGCGGCGTCGACGAAGCGCGGCGGCTGATCGACATCTGCCTCGAGGCCGGCGTCAATTTGTTCGACACCGCCGATGTCTATTCGAACGGCGCATCGGAGGAGATCCTCGGCGCCGCGCTCAAGGGCCGCCGCGACAAGGTCTTGATCTCGACCAAGACCGGCCTGCCGATGGGCGACGGCCCGCTCGACGCCGGCACGTCGCGATACCGCCTCGTCGCTTCGGTCGACGCAGCGCTGAAGCGGCTCAACACCGACTACATCGACCTCCTGCAGCTTCATGCCTTCGACGCCTTCACGCCGATCGACGAGGTGCTGTCGACGCTCGATGCGCTCGTGCGTGCCGGCAAGCTGCGCTATATCGGCGCCTCGAATTTCTCCGGCTGGCACCTGATGAAATCGCTCGGCATCGCCGGGCGGCACGGCTGGCCGCGCTACGTGGCGCACCAGGTCTATTATTCGCTGGTCGGCCGCGACTATGAATCCGAGCTGATGCCGCTCGCGCTCGACCAGGGCGTCGGCGCGCTGGTCTGGAGTCCGCTCGGCTGGGGCCGGCTCACCGGCAAGGTCAGGCGCGGGCAACCATTGCCGAAAAACAGCCGCCTGCATGAGACCGCGCAGTTCGGGCCGCCGGTCGACGACGAGAAGCTTTACGCGATCGTCGACGCGCTGGACGTCGTCGCCACAGAGACCGGCCGTAGCGTGCCGCAGGTCGCGATTGCCTGGCTGCTGGCGCGGCCGAGTGTCTCGTCCGTGATCATCGGCGCGCGCGATGAGGCGCAGCTTCGCGACAACCTCGGCGCAGTCGGATGGTCGCTCTCGGCGGACCAGATCGCGCGTCTCGACCGAGCGAGCGCAGTGATGCCGGCCTATCCGTACTACCCCTACCGTATTCAAGAAGGCTTCGCGCGGCTGAACCCGCCGCCGGTGTGA
- a CDS encoding helix-turn-helix transcriptional regulator, translated as MGQLITVEELPRYAPGELKLDSASVGRSDFRLRIFRYEPSDIWVPPSENFLLVLYRDGVTSMNRRVTGAWKQDHVGRGVTSLLTRAEPSSWHWKNDIEVTHFYIAPALMMKTASDAFDRDAEAIELHDLLKAEDPMLTWINDQMVQEVAAGGPGGRLCYDALALQASVHILRKYAAIEFKMPCAQGRFRPAHARLIEDYIEQNIFRNITLEELANICNCTPIQFARKFRVHYGTRPHAYVLRRKVEHACQHLRKDRVALKEIALLSGFADQSHLNRVFRQHMNVTPAEYRRQVCKHSAQA; from the coding sequence ATGGGCCAATTGATCACGGTCGAGGAGCTGCCGCGCTATGCGCCCGGTGAGCTGAAGCTGGACAGCGCCTCAGTCGGGAGGAGCGACTTCCGGCTGCGGATTTTCCGCTATGAGCCATCGGATATCTGGGTTCCCCCGTCGGAAAACTTCCTGCTCGTGCTCTATCGCGACGGCGTGACGTCGATGAACCGCCGCGTCACCGGCGCGTGGAAGCAGGATCACGTCGGTCGCGGCGTCACGTCATTGCTGACCCGTGCCGAGCCATCAAGCTGGCACTGGAAGAACGACATCGAAGTCACCCATTTCTATATCGCTCCAGCGCTCATGATGAAGACCGCGAGCGATGCCTTCGACCGCGACGCCGAGGCGATCGAGCTTCACGACCTGCTCAAGGCCGAAGACCCGATGCTGACCTGGATCAACGACCAGATGGTTCAGGAGGTTGCCGCAGGCGGTCCGGGCGGACGCCTCTGCTATGACGCACTGGCGCTGCAGGCGAGCGTGCACATCCTGCGGAAGTATGCGGCGATCGAATTCAAGATGCCGTGCGCGCAAGGACGCTTTCGCCCGGCGCATGCTCGCTTGATCGAGGACTATATCGAGCAGAACATCTTCCGGAACATCACGCTGGAAGAGCTCGCGAATATCTGCAATTGCACGCCGATCCAGTTCGCCCGCAAGTTCCGCGTGCATTACGGCACGCGGCCGCATGCCTATGTCCTGCGGCGCAAGGTGGAGCACGCGTGCCAGCATCTGCGCAAGGACCGCGTTGCGCTGAAGGAGATCGCGCTGCTGAGCGGCTTTGCCGATCAAAGCCACCTCAATCGCGTGTTCCGGCAGCACATGAACGTCACGCCGGCGGAATATCGCCGGCAGGTCTGCAAACATTCCGCGCAAGCGTGA
- a CDS encoding flavin-containing monooxygenase, with amino-acid sequence MAETVTRSNGSNGARATTKLDAVVVGAGVAGLYQLFRLREQGLSVKAIDAGSSVGGTWYWNRYPGARFDSEGHTYQYLFSEELYKGWSWSERFPGQPEIERWLNYVADRLDLRKDIQFGTTVKSAHFNEATQRWLVTTDQGDVIDAQFLVTCCGMLSAPHVSFPGQETFKGELFHTARWPKGPIELAGKRVGVVGNGATGIQVIQSIAGEVGHLKVFIRTPQYIIPMKNPKWDAADAEAYKSKFKFLTERLPKTFTGFEFDFEHVWADLTPQQRRQVIEDCWNDGSLKLWVSSFAELFFDEAINAEITEFVREKMRERIKDPKLCEQLIPSDYGFGTHRVPLESNFLEAFHRPNVEIVSVKNNPIARITPEGIQTADGTVHAFDVIILATGFDAGTGALTRIDIRGREGRSLKDDWGRDIRTTMGLQVHGYPNLFTTAVPLAPSAALCNMTTCLQQQVEWIADCIKYLRGKNLNVIEPTRDAEDQWVAHHDETANATLIAKTNSWYLGSNVEGKPRRVLSYCGGVGTYRQKCDEVAASGYQGFAVQ; translated from the coding sequence ATGGCCGAGACCGTCACAAGGTCGAATGGAAGCAATGGTGCGCGTGCAACGACCAAGCTCGACGCCGTGGTCGTCGGCGCCGGCGTCGCCGGTCTCTATCAATTGTTCCGTCTGCGCGAGCAGGGGCTGAGCGTGAAGGCGATCGATGCCGGTTCAAGCGTCGGCGGCACCTGGTACTGGAACCGCTATCCCGGCGCACGCTTCGATTCCGAAGGCCACACCTACCAGTACCTGTTCTCCGAAGAACTCTACAAAGGCTGGAGCTGGAGCGAGCGGTTCCCGGGCCAGCCGGAGATCGAGCGTTGGCTGAACTACGTCGCCGACCGCCTCGACCTCAGGAAGGACATCCAGTTCGGCACCACCGTGAAGAGCGCGCACTTCAACGAGGCGACGCAACGCTGGCTGGTGACGACGGACCAGGGTGATGTGATCGACGCGCAATTCCTGGTCACCTGCTGCGGCATGCTGTCGGCGCCGCATGTGTCCTTCCCCGGACAGGAGACCTTCAAGGGCGAGTTGTTCCACACGGCGCGCTGGCCCAAGGGACCGATCGAACTCGCCGGTAAACGTGTCGGCGTGGTCGGCAACGGCGCGACCGGAATCCAGGTGATCCAGTCGATTGCCGGCGAGGTCGGTCATCTCAAGGTCTTCATCCGCACCCCGCAATACATCATTCCGATGAAGAACCCGAAATGGGACGCGGCGGACGCCGAGGCCTACAAGTCGAAGTTCAAGTTCCTTACCGAACGGCTGCCGAAGACGTTCACCGGATTCGAGTTCGACTTCGAGCACGTCTGGGCTGACCTGACGCCGCAGCAGCGCCGCCAGGTGATCGAGGACTGCTGGAATGACGGATCGCTCAAACTGTGGGTTTCGTCCTTCGCCGAATTGTTCTTCGACGAAGCCATCAACGCCGAGATCACCGAGTTCGTGCGCGAAAAGATGCGTGAGCGGATCAAGGACCCCAAGCTGTGCGAGCAGCTGATTCCGTCCGACTACGGTTTCGGCACGCACCGGGTGCCGCTGGAGAGCAATTTCCTCGAGGCCTTCCACCGGCCCAATGTCGAGATCGTCAGCGTCAAGAACAATCCGATCGCCCGCATCACGCCGGAGGGCATCCAGACCGCCGACGGCACGGTGCACGCGTTCGACGTCATCATCCTGGCCACCGGCTTCGACGCCGGAACGGGGGCGTTGACGCGCATCGACATCCGCGGTCGCGAGGGTCGATCGCTGAAGGATGATTGGGGCAGGGACATCCGCACCACGATGGGCCTGCAGGTCCACGGCTATCCGAACCTGTTCACGACCGCGGTACCGCTCGCGCCCTCGGCCGCGCTGTGCAACATGACCACCTGCCTGCAGCAGCAGGTCGAGTGGATCGCCGACTGCATCAAATATCTGCGCGGCAAGAACCTCAACGTCATCGAGCCGACCAGGGATGCCGAGGATCAGTGGGTCGCGCACCACGACGAGACCGCCAACGCAACGCTGATCGCCAAGACCAACTCCTGGTACCTCGGCTCGAATGTCGAGGGCAAGCCGCGCCGGGTGCTGTCCTATTGCGGCGGCGTCGGCACCTACCGCCAGAAATGCGACGAGGTCGCCGCGAGCGGCTATCAGGGCTTTGCCGTGCAGTAG
- a CDS encoding serine hydrolase domain-containing protein encodes MSTNFGATADAILDGVVTSNPRVPGVVAMVTDRHRNIYEGAAGKRRLDQAADMTTDSVFAIFSTTKAITGTAVLQLVEEGKLDLDAPAKTYAPDLGKLQVIEGFDDKGEPRLRAPKRDITTRMLMVHSAGLGYDFINHTYNRLAQEKGQPSVITASKASLMTPLLFDPGERWEYGTNLDWCGQIVESIAGRRLGEVFKTRIFEPLGIQDTAFELTDAMRRRLAGIHARNADGSLTPMDFELPANPEIHMGGHGLYGTIGDYMRFIRMWLNDGAGEHGRVLKAETVRMAEKNHLGNNKVTAITGVITSLANDAEFFPGQSKSWALSFMINDEQAPTGRPAGALGWAGLANLFYWIDRQNGFGGFWATQILPFGDPTSFIGYINFETAFYEALKLCKAG; translated from the coding sequence ATGAGCACGAATTTCGGTGCGACGGCAGATGCGATTCTCGACGGCGTGGTGACCTCGAACCCGCGCGTTCCCGGCGTCGTTGCGATGGTGACCGACCGCCATCGCAACATCTACGAAGGCGCCGCCGGCAAGCGCCGCCTCGACCAGGCCGCGGACATGACGACCGACAGCGTGTTCGCCATCTTCTCGACCACCAAGGCGATCACCGGGACGGCCGTCCTGCAACTCGTCGAGGAAGGCAAGCTCGATCTCGACGCGCCGGCCAAGACCTACGCACCCGACCTCGGCAAGCTCCAGGTCATCGAGGGTTTCGACGACAAAGGCGAACCACGGCTGCGCGCACCGAAGCGCGACATCACCACGCGTATGCTGATGGTTCACAGCGCAGGCCTGGGCTACGACTTCATCAATCACACCTACAATCGCCTCGCGCAGGAGAAGGGGCAGCCCAGCGTGATCACGGCGTCCAAGGCTTCGTTGATGACGCCGCTGCTGTTCGATCCCGGCGAGCGATGGGAATACGGCACCAACCTGGATTGGTGCGGCCAGATCGTCGAGTCGATCGCCGGCCGCCGGCTCGGCGAGGTCTTCAAGACACGGATCTTCGAGCCGCTCGGAATCCAGGACACGGCATTTGAACTCACCGACGCGATGCGCCGCCGGCTCGCCGGCATTCACGCCCGCAACGCCGACGGCTCGCTCACGCCGATGGATTTCGAGCTGCCGGCCAATCCGGAGATCCATATGGGCGGCCACGGGCTCTATGGCACCATCGGCGACTATATGCGCTTCATCCGGATGTGGCTGAACGACGGCGCCGGCGAGCATGGCCGGGTCCTGAAGGCCGAAACTGTGCGGATGGCGGAGAAGAACCATCTCGGCAATAACAAGGTCACCGCCATCACCGGCGTGATTACCTCGCTCGCCAACGACGCCGAGTTCTTCCCCGGCCAGTCGAAATCATGGGCGCTCAGCTTCATGATCAATGACGAGCAGGCTCCGACCGGCCGTCCCGCCGGCGCGCTCGGCTGGGCCGGCCTCGCCAACCTGTTCTACTGGATCGATCGCCAGAATGGTTTCGGCGGATTCTGGGCGACGCAGATCCTGCCGTTTGGTGATCCTACATCCTTCATCGGCTACATCAATTTCGAGACCGCATTCTACGAGGCCCTGAAACTGTGCAAGGCGGGCTAG
- a CDS encoding sensor histidine kinase, which yields MRPRSLTWRLIGRLAGLQAVTLTLLILLIGAAAIGLLRAGLLIGEYEGSTLDTLRDTVARDEAGGLTLRQTPELAALRAEHADLWFVIRDAEGHQLAEGTVPAQFAPIASALDHVSEARLKWNAAEATRPAGLVKWVDTSAGQIQILTGTYGQLSMWRALESTPLLFLNMILPIVVLMTLATLVATPFVVRRAMKGLAQVAAQAERIDIDQRGAQLPLDEVPIEIAPLVKAINAALDRLDKGYERHRRFLADAAHELRTPIAILSTRVASLEAGPEKTHLLEDATRLSVMAGQLLDLQRLDQRADTFGPVNLVRIARQVVLDLAPLAFAAGYEMSFEHDVETVMVSGDQTSLERALTNLVQNAVDHGQRRGTILVRVTTAGCIEVCDDGDGIPPDEREQIFEPFRRLHPGGRGAGLGLDLVQSIMRLHSGRIEVDQAPSGGACMRMVFPTAQPAC from the coding sequence CTGCGACCGCGATCCCTCACCTGGCGCCTGATCGGGCGGCTCGCGGGCCTGCAGGCCGTCACGCTGACCCTCCTGATTCTGCTGATCGGAGCCGCCGCGATCGGGCTGCTGCGGGCGGGACTGCTGATCGGCGAGTACGAAGGCAGCACGCTCGATACGCTGCGCGACACCGTCGCCCGCGATGAAGCGGGCGGACTGACGCTGCGCCAGACGCCGGAACTGGCCGCCTTGCGCGCCGAGCACGCCGATCTCTGGTTCGTCATCCGCGACGCCGAGGGACACCAGTTGGCCGAAGGCACGGTGCCCGCACAATTCGCGCCGATCGCCTCAGCGCTCGATCATGTGAGCGAGGCGCGGCTCAAATGGAATGCAGCGGAAGCCACGCGGCCCGCGGGTCTCGTCAAATGGGTCGATACCTCGGCAGGACAGATCCAGATCCTGACCGGCACTTACGGCCAGCTCTCGATGTGGCGCGCGCTGGAGAGCACACCGCTGCTATTCCTCAACATGATCCTGCCGATCGTCGTGTTGATGACGCTGGCGACGCTGGTCGCGACTCCATTCGTGGTGCGCCGGGCCATGAAGGGCCTCGCACAGGTCGCGGCGCAAGCCGAGCGTATCGACATCGACCAGCGCGGCGCGCAGTTGCCGCTCGACGAGGTGCCGATCGAGATTGCCCCGCTGGTCAAGGCCATCAATGCCGCACTCGACCGCCTCGACAAGGGTTACGAACGCCACCGCCGCTTCCTTGCCGATGCCGCGCACGAGCTGCGCACGCCGATCGCGATTCTCTCGACACGGGTCGCTTCGCTGGAGGCCGGACCGGAGAAGACCCATCTGCTCGAGGACGCGACACGCCTCAGCGTCATGGCGGGCCAACTGCTGGACCTGCAACGGCTCGATCAGCGCGCCGACACGTTCGGGCCCGTCAATCTCGTCCGCATCGCGCGGCAGGTCGTCCTCGACCTCGCGCCGCTCGCCTTCGCGGCGGGATATGAAATGTCGTTTGAGCACGACGTCGAGACGGTCATGGTGAGCGGCGACCAGACCTCACTCGAACGGGCCCTCACCAATCTCGTGCAGAACGCCGTCGACCACGGACAGCGGCGCGGCACGATCCTGGTTCGGGTGACGACAGCCGGTTGCATCGAGGTCTGCGACGACGGCGACGGCATTCCGCCCGACGAGCGCGAGCAGATCTTCGAGCCGTTCCGCCGGCTGCATCCCGGCGGACGCGGCGCCGGCCTCGGCCTCGATCTGGTGCAGAGCATCATGCGTCTGCACAGCGGCCGGATCGAGGTCGATCAGGCACCGTCCGGCGGCGCCTGCATGCGCATGGTGTTCCCGACGGCTCAGCCGGCGTGCTGA
- a CDS encoding response regulator transcription factor: MRVLLVEDQPDMVAALRAALARHDMLVDHAPDLLEAEAIAAAGSYDAIVLDRQLPDGDGLSLIPKLRASGNTVPVLVLTARGELADRVSGLDSGADDYLGKPFAFEELLARLRALLRRPASVQEHAARIGRLSFDFTHREASVDGRPLEMPRRERLVLETLLHRMGRMVQRSALMEAVYGLDDEVQPNALDSHVSRLRRRLTEADAGVTINGVRGLGYVLRETP, from the coding sequence ATGCGCGTGCTGTTGGTGGAGGATCAGCCGGACATGGTCGCGGCGCTGCGTGCGGCACTCGCGCGCCACGACATGCTGGTCGATCACGCGCCGGATCTTTTGGAAGCCGAGGCGATTGCCGCAGCGGGAAGTTACGACGCGATCGTGCTGGATCGCCAGTTGCCTGACGGCGACGGGCTGTCGCTGATTCCGAAACTGCGCGCGAGCGGCAACACCGTGCCGGTGCTGGTGCTGACCGCCCGCGGCGAGCTCGCGGACCGGGTCTCGGGTCTCGACAGCGGCGCCGACGATTATCTCGGCAAGCCGTTTGCATTCGAGGAGTTGCTGGCACGGTTGCGCGCGCTGTTGCGCCGGCCCGCGAGCGTGCAGGAGCATGCCGCGCGGATCGGCCGCCTGTCGTTCGACTTCACCCATCGCGAGGCCAGCGTCGACGGACGCCCGCTGGAGATGCCGCGTCGCGAGCGGCTGGTGCTCGAGACGCTGCTGCATCGGATGGGACGCATGGTGCAGCGCTCCGCGCTGATGGAGGCGGTCTACGGCCTCGACGACGAGGTGCAGCCCAATGCGCTCGACAGTCATGTGTCGCGTTTGCGCCGCAGGCTCACCGAGGCCGACGCCGGCGTCACCATCAACGGCGTTCGTGGCCTCGGCTACGTGTTGCGGGAAACACCGTGA
- a CDS encoding class I SAM-dependent methyltransferase produces MSAADILPFVRAWVRNPLRVAAVAPSGPAVSSLMAREITADTGPVLEIGPGTGVFTRALLKRGVRQQDLTLVEYGSEFIPLLQRRFPGARVLWMDAAWLRRERLFDGAPVGAVVSGLGLLMMPPEKVITILHGAFGYLRAGVAFYQITYGPRCPVADAILDRLDLQANCIGQTFLNLPPASVYRISRRHSHA; encoded by the coding sequence ATGTCGGCCGCTGACATCCTGCCGTTCGTCCGTGCCTGGGTACGTAATCCGTTACGTGTCGCCGCGGTCGCGCCGTCCGGGCCTGCTGTCTCGTCGCTCATGGCGCGGGAGATCACCGCGGACACCGGCCCCGTGCTCGAGATTGGCCCCGGCACGGGCGTCTTCACCCGCGCGTTGCTGAAGCGCGGCGTCAGGCAGCAGGATCTGACACTGGTGGAGTACGGCTCCGAGTTCATCCCGCTGCTGCAGCGGCGCTTCCCGGGCGCGCGGGTGCTCTGGATGGACGCGGCTTGGCTGCGGAGGGAAAGGCTGTTCGACGGGGCGCCGGTCGGTGCGGTCGTGAGCGGCCTCGGGCTTCTCATGATGCCGCCGGAGAAAGTCATAACCATCCTCCACGGCGCCTTCGGCTATCTCCGCGCCGGAGTGGCGTTCTACCAGATCACCTATGGTCCGCGTTGCCCTGTCGCAGACGCGATCCTGGATCGCCTCGATCTGCAGGCGAACTGCATCGGGCAGACGTTCCTCAACCTGCCTCCGGCATCCGTGTACCGGATCAGCCGCCGCCACTCCCACGCTTGA
- a CDS encoding DedA family protein, producing MDTSSTIAMFLHFGVVGIGCLAVAEKFIPLLPSYVLLMLLGLTVSDGTMLAMTILATSAGSVVGAIGWYGLGRALGSRRIEGLVARYGKFVLLRPSLYRQLTDAYRGNHFWVTLIGQTLPTVRIYLALPAGVLHLEPRAFVMGTAIGTVIWNMPFLTLGYVLRGSGHDPISLGFWVVVILIAVEVALFLGFRFYKRSLGPRPLGKPRALPSRLPVEEGV from the coding sequence ATGGACACGTCGAGCACGATCGCGATGTTTCTGCATTTCGGCGTGGTGGGTATCGGCTGCCTCGCCGTCGCCGAGAAGTTCATTCCGCTGCTGCCGTCCTACGTGCTGCTGATGCTGCTCGGCTTGACGGTCTCCGACGGCACGATGCTTGCGATGACCATCCTCGCGACCAGCGCCGGGTCGGTCGTCGGTGCCATCGGCTGGTATGGGCTCGGGCGCGCGCTCGGCTCGCGGCGCATCGAAGGGCTGGTGGCGCGCTATGGCAAGTTCGTGTTGCTGCGGCCTTCACTCTACCGACAGCTCACCGACGCCTATCGCGGCAATCATTTCTGGGTGACGCTGATCGGTCAGACGCTGCCCACCGTGCGGATTTACCTCGCTCTCCCAGCCGGTGTGTTGCACCTGGAGCCACGCGCCTTCGTGATGGGAACGGCGATCGGTACCGTGATCTGGAACATGCCGTTCCTCACGCTTGGCTATGTCCTGCGCGGCAGCGGTCACGATCCGATCAGCCTTGGCTTCTGGGTGGTGGTCATCCTGATCGCTGTGGAGGTCGCGCTCTTCCTCGGATTTCGCTTCTACAAGCGCTCGCTCGGGCCGCGCCCTCTCGGGAAGCCGCGCGCGCTCCCCTCTCGCTTGCCGGTGGAGGAAGGCGTATGA
- a CDS encoding UDP-2,3-diacylglucosamine diphosphatase, translating to MHGAGDRADGRRVSPRDVVKVRSLFVSDVHLGTRGCQAERLIDFLRHHDAETVFLVGDIVDGWCLRSSWYWPTAHNAVVRELIELAQRGRRLVCIPGNHDEFLRDYAGAAFCGVEIAERAIHRGLDGRDYLVVHGDHFDLVVRHARWLALIGDVGYRAALACNVWLNWIRRRFGFGYWSFSSWAKLRVKNAVNHIGRFEEVLSSEAARSNVQGVICGHIHHAALHDDFGVRYINTGDWVESCTGVVERYDGQFEIVRWTEARAALNRADLAPLTQAAA from the coding sequence ATGCACGGGGCTGGCGATCGCGCGGACGGCAGGCGGGTCTCGCCGCGCGACGTCGTCAAGGTCAGGAGCCTGTTCGTCTCCGACGTCCATCTCGGAACCCGGGGATGCCAGGCTGAGCGGTTGATCGACTTCCTCCGCCACCATGATGCCGAAACGGTGTTCCTGGTCGGCGACATCGTCGATGGCTGGTGTCTGCGGTCGAGCTGGTACTGGCCCACGGCGCACAATGCCGTTGTGCGGGAGCTGATCGAGCTCGCGCAACGGGGCCGTCGCCTGGTCTGCATTCCCGGCAATCACGACGAGTTTCTGCGTGACTATGCCGGCGCGGCGTTCTGCGGCGTCGAGATTGCCGAACGGGCGATCCATCGTGGCCTCGACGGTCGCGACTACCTCGTCGTTCACGGCGATCATTTCGATCTCGTGGTGCGGCATGCGCGCTGGCTCGCGCTGATCGGCGATGTCGGCTATCGGGCGGCGCTGGCCTGCAACGTCTGGCTCAACTGGATCAGGCGCCGATTTGGGTTCGGCTATTGGTCGTTCTCGTCCTGGGCGAAATTGCGGGTCAAGAATGCGGTCAACCACATCGGCCGGTTCGAGGAGGTGCTGTCATCGGAAGCCGCGCGCAGCAACGTTCAAGGCGTGATCTGCGGCCACATCCACCACGCGGCGCTGCACGACGATTTCGGCGTCCGCTACATCAACACCGGGGATTGGGTGGAGTCGTGCACGGGCGTGGTCGAACGCTATGACGGGCAGTTTGAAATCGTCCGATGGACGGAAGCGCGGGCGGCGTTGAATAGGGCAGACCTCGCGCCGCTCACGCAGGCGGCCGCCTGA
- a CDS encoding glycosyltransferase family 4 protein, which produces MRVLVATDAWRPQINGVVRSLEYLASEAPSLGAEISFLTPADFRTVPLPGYPEIRLALPTVGRIARAIAAARPDSVHIATEGPIGWISRHVCRTRGYPFTTSYHTRFPEYLAARLPVPLRWSYAALRRFHNGGDGIMVGSPSLEQALKAHGFRKLMPWSRGVDAELFCPRTERPLAFPEPVFLYVGRVAVEKNLDAFLGLDLPGSKVVVGDGPLRSSLQVRFPHVHFLGTRTGRALADVYASADVMVFPSLTDTFGMVILEALASGLPVAAFPVMGPLDVIGKSGCGCLDHDLRRAALGALLVPREKCRAQALTFTWQESVRQFLDNIGRAHASPSRAAAAG; this is translated from the coding sequence ATGCGCGTGCTGGTGGCAACCGACGCCTGGCGGCCGCAGATCAATGGTGTGGTCCGCTCGCTCGAATATCTCGCCAGTGAAGCGCCGTCGCTCGGCGCGGAAATCAGCTTCTTGACGCCGGCCGATTTCCGCACGGTGCCGTTGCCCGGCTATCCGGAGATCCGGCTCGCGCTGCCGACGGTCGGGCGTATCGCGCGCGCGATCGCGGCTGCGCGCCCGGACTCGGTGCACATCGCGACCGAAGGTCCGATCGGCTGGATCAGCCGGCATGTCTGCCGGACGCGCGGCTATCCGTTCACGACCAGCTATCACACGCGCTTTCCCGAATATCTCGCCGCGCGGCTGCCGGTCCCGCTGCGGTGGAGCTACGCGGCGTTGCGCCGTTTCCATAACGGTGGAGACGGCATCATGGTCGGCTCGCCGTCGCTCGAGCAGGCGTTGAAGGCGCATGGCTTCCGCAAATTGATGCCATGGTCGCGCGGCGTCGATGCCGAGCTGTTTTGCCCGCGGACAGAGCGGCCGCTCGCCTTCCCGGAGCCGGTGTTTTTGTATGTCGGCCGCGTCGCGGTCGAGAAGAATCTCGATGCCTTTCTCGGTCTCGACCTGCCGGGCTCGAAGGTCGTGGTCGGGGACGGGCCGCTGCGCAGCAGTTTGCAGGTCCGGTTTCCGCACGTCCATTTTCTCGGCACGCGCACGGGCCGCGCGCTCGCCGATGTCTATGCGTCCGCCGACGTCATGGTATTTCCAAGTCTGACCGATACGTTCGGGATGGTGATTCTCGAGGCGCTGGCCAGCGGCCTGCCGGTTGCGGCCTTTCCGGTGATGGGGCCGCTCGACGTGATCGGCAAGTCCGGCTGCGGTTGCCTCGATCACGATCTGCGTCGCGCGGCGCTCGGTGCGCTGCTGGTGCCGCGCGAGAAATGCCGCGCCCAGGCCCTGACCTTCACCTGGCAGGAAAGCGTGCGTCAGTTCCTCGACAATATCGGGCGGGCGCACGCCTCGCCGTCGCGCGCAGCAGCCGCGGGCTGA